A part of Aegilops tauschii subsp. strangulata cultivar AL8/78 chromosome 2, Aet v6.0, whole genome shotgun sequence genomic DNA contains:
- the LOC109783735 gene encoding uncharacterized protein isoform X1: MRVAVVGGGVSGLAAAHELLVTSGGDVRVTLYEQEESLGGHARMVAVDDGAGGCVKLDLGFMSFNQVTYSHMMEWLVGLGVEMERSDMSVSVSTQSDGGGAGCEWGNGNGISSLLAQKANILKISFWRMVRDIFKFKNDALTYLEHQEHNPDLDRTETLGQFIQSQGYSLLFQEAYLIPVCAGLWSSSSEGVLSLSAFFVLSFFRNHDLLQLFRYPQLPTVKARSHSFVDKVKGALESMGCRIKTSCRVKSVSSFGGAGYRVLKNDGSEETYDSVILGIHAPNALKVLGAEATHDELKILGACQYVQRDIYLHRDQNLMPRNSSAWSAWNFLGTTSRVFSVTYWLNHIQKIESVRPFLVTLNPPCVPDHVLRKWSTSLPVLSVAAAKAYLQLDQIQGKRGIWFCGAYQSHGFHEDGLKAGKAAAQGLLGNKCELLLNPKQMIPSWTEAGARLLVARFFNQYISIGNLIFVEEGGSVFSFGKACDKCSVKSVMRVHDPLFYWKVATEGNLGLAEAYINGCFSFLDKREGLLNLLLILIANRDERRNRRTTGKRGRWTPLHVIARLAHTKYFFGQASRKNTMTQSRRNISQHYDLSNEFFSLFMDRSMTYSCAIFKMENESLEAAQERKLSLLIKKAKVERGHHVLDIGFGWGSLAIQVVKQTGCKYTGVTLSEEQLKYAEGKAREAGLEDHITFLLCDYRKIPPCKYDAIISICMIEHVGHEYLGEFFACCESYLAEDGIMALQFISVPDERYEQYRRKPDFIKEYIFPGGCLPSLSRVMSAMTTSSRFSIEHVENIGPHYYTTLMCWMDNFTANRDKILALGFDEKFMRIWEYYLIFSAACMKARALGDYQVVFSRPGNRRLDQPLAKA, from the exons GTAACATATTCCCACATGATGGAATGGTTAGTAGGGCTCGGGGTGGAGATGGAGAGATCGGACATGTCTGTATCAGTGAGTACACAATCAGACGGTGGTGGAGCAGGGTGTGAGTGGGGCAATGGCAACGGTATCTCGAGCCTCTTGGCACAAAAAGCCAACATACTGAAAATCAGTTTTTGGCGCATGGTCCGTGACATATTCAAGTTCAAGAACGATGCTTTGAC GTACCTGGAGCACCAAGAACATAACCCTGATCTGGATCGTACCGAGACATTGGGGCAATTCATTCAGTCGCAAGGATATTCCCTACTATTCCAAGAGGCTTatctt ATTCCAGTCTGTGCAGGCCTGTGGTCATCCTCATCAGAAGGTGTCTTGAGCTTGTCTGCTTTCTTCGTGCTATCATTTTTCCGCAACCATGACCTTCTTCAG CTGTTTCGTTACCCTCAGTTGCCCACTGTCAAGGCTCGTTCGCACTCCTTTGTAGACAAG GTAAAAGGAGCTTTGGAAAGCATGGGATGTCGAATTAAAACCAGCTGTCGGGTCAAATCAGTTTCAAGTTTTGGTGGAG CTGGCTACAGAGTCTTGAAGAATGATGGTTCAGAGGAAACATACGACAGTGTCATCCTTGGGATCCATGCACCTAATGCTCTCAAAGTACTAGGAGCTGAAGCTACACATGACGAATTGAAAATTCTAGGTGCTTGTCAGTACGTCCAAAG GGATATATACCTCCACCGGGATCAAAATTTGATGCCCCGGAATTCGTCGGCATGGAGCGCCTGGAATTTCCTGGGGACAACTAGCAGGGTTTTTTCTGTTACATACTGGCTAAACCATATTCAG AAAATTGAATCTGTCAGGCCTTTCCTAGTGACACTCAATCCCCCTTGTGTTCCGGATCATGTACTGCGTAAATGGTCTACAAGCCTTCCTGTTCTGTCTGTGGCTGCGGCAAAGGCTTATCTTCAGCTTGATCAGATCCAGGGAAAGAGAGGAATATGGTTCTGCGGGGCATACCAAA GTCACGGCTTCCATGAAGACGGATTGAAG GCTGGGAAAGCAGCAGCTCAAGGTTTGCTTGGAAACAAGTGTGAGCTTCTGCTAAACCCAAAGCAGATGATTCCATCATGGACCGAGGCTGGGGCGCGCCTTCTAGTTGCaagatttttcaaccaatatatATCCATCGGCAACTTGAT ATTTGTCGAAGAGGGAGGAAGTGTGTTCAGCTTCGGTAAAGCTTGTGACAAATGCAGTGTAAAATCTGTCATGCGAGTTCATGACCCCTTGTTCTATTGGAAG GTTGCAACAGAAGGAAACCTTGGCTTGGCAGAAGCCTATATTAACGGTTGTTTCTCTTTTCTTGACAAGAGAGAAGGCCTTCTGAATCTTCTCCTG ATACTCATTGCTAACAGAGATGAGCGTAGGAACCGCCGTACTACTGGAAAAAG GGGTCGGTGGACACCCTTGCATGTAATAGCTCGGTTGGCACATACTAAATACTTTTTCGGCCAAGCCTCAAGGAAGAACACTATGACACAAAGTCGTCGAAACATCTCTCAGCACTATGATCTT AGTAACGAGTTTTTCTCACTTTTTATGGATAGATCGATGACTTACTCTTGTGCAATTTTCAAG ATGGAGAATGAAAGCTTAGAAGCAGCCCAGGAACGTAAACTTAGCCTACTAATCAAAAAG GCTAAAGTCGAGAGGGGACATCATGTTCTTGATATCGGTTTCGGCTGGGGAAGTTTAGCAATACAAGTGGTTAAGCAAACTGGCTGCAAATACACCGGAGTCACTTTGTCGGAGGAGCAGCTTAAATATGCCGAGGGAAAAGCAAGAGAAGCTGGCTTAGAG GACCACATAACTTTTCTGTTGTGCGACTACCGTAAAATACCACCGTGCAAGTATGACGCAATCATAAGCAT CTGTATGATTGAACATGTTGGCCATGAATACTTGGGCGAATTTTTTGCCTGCTGCGAGTCTTACTTGGCTGAAGATGGCATAATGGCCCTGCAG TTCATCTCAGTTCCAGACGAACGGTATGAGCAATACAGAAGAAAGCCAGACTTCATAAAAGAGTACATATTCCCTGGTGGTTGCCTTCCTTCTTTGTCCCGTGTAATGTCTGCCATGACCACATCTTCGAGGTTCAG CATAGAGCATGTCGAGAATATTGGGCCCCATTACTACACAACTCTGATGTGCTGGATGGACAACTTCACTGCCAACAGAGA TAAAATTTTGGCCCTGGGTTTTGATGAGAAGTTCATGCGTATATGGGAGTACTACCTCATATTCTCTGCGGCTTGTATGAAGGCACGGGCACTTGGAGATTACCAG GTTGTTTTCTCTCGCCCAGGCAACCGTCGGCTAGACCAGCCTTTGGCTAAAGCCTAA
- the LOC109783735 gene encoding uncharacterized protein isoform X2, which yields MMEWLVGLGVEMERSDMSVSVSTQSDGGGAGCEWGNGNGISSLLAQKANILKISFWRMVRDIFKFKNDALTYLEHQEHNPDLDRTETLGQFIQSQGYSLLFQEAYLIPVCAGLWSSSSEGVLSLSAFFVLSFFRNHDLLQLFRYPQLPTVKARSHSFVDKVKGALESMGCRIKTSCRVKSVSSFGGAGYRVLKNDGSEETYDSVILGIHAPNALKVLGAEATHDELKILGACQYVQRDIYLHRDQNLMPRNSSAWSAWNFLGTTSRVFSVTYWLNHIQKIESVRPFLVTLNPPCVPDHVLRKWSTSLPVLSVAAAKAYLQLDQIQGKRGIWFCGAYQSHGFHEDGLKAGKAAAQGLLGNKCELLLNPKQMIPSWTEAGARLLVARFFNQYISIGNLIFVEEGGSVFSFGKACDKCSVKSVMRVHDPLFYWKVATEGNLGLAEAYINGCFSFLDKREGLLNLLLILIANRDERRNRRTTGKRGRWTPLHVIARLAHTKYFFGQASRKNTMTQSRRNISQHYDLSNEFFSLFMDRSMTYSCAIFKMENESLEAAQERKLSLLIKKAKVERGHHVLDIGFGWGSLAIQVVKQTGCKYTGVTLSEEQLKYAEGKAREAGLEDHITFLLCDYRKIPPCKYDAIISICMIEHVGHEYLGEFFACCESYLAEDGIMALQFISVPDERYEQYRRKPDFIKEYIFPGGCLPSLSRVMSAMTTSSRFSIEHVENIGPHYYTTLMCWMDNFTANRDKILALGFDEKFMRIWEYYLIFSAACMKARALGDYQVVFSRPGNRRLDQPLAKA from the exons ATGATGGAATGGTTAGTAGGGCTCGGGGTGGAGATGGAGAGATCGGACATGTCTGTATCAGTGAGTACACAATCAGACGGTGGTGGAGCAGGGTGTGAGTGGGGCAATGGCAACGGTATCTCGAGCCTCTTGGCACAAAAAGCCAACATACTGAAAATCAGTTTTTGGCGCATGGTCCGTGACATATTCAAGTTCAAGAACGATGCTTTGAC GTACCTGGAGCACCAAGAACATAACCCTGATCTGGATCGTACCGAGACATTGGGGCAATTCATTCAGTCGCAAGGATATTCCCTACTATTCCAAGAGGCTTatctt ATTCCAGTCTGTGCAGGCCTGTGGTCATCCTCATCAGAAGGTGTCTTGAGCTTGTCTGCTTTCTTCGTGCTATCATTTTTCCGCAACCATGACCTTCTTCAG CTGTTTCGTTACCCTCAGTTGCCCACTGTCAAGGCTCGTTCGCACTCCTTTGTAGACAAG GTAAAAGGAGCTTTGGAAAGCATGGGATGTCGAATTAAAACCAGCTGTCGGGTCAAATCAGTTTCAAGTTTTGGTGGAG CTGGCTACAGAGTCTTGAAGAATGATGGTTCAGAGGAAACATACGACAGTGTCATCCTTGGGATCCATGCACCTAATGCTCTCAAAGTACTAGGAGCTGAAGCTACACATGACGAATTGAAAATTCTAGGTGCTTGTCAGTACGTCCAAAG GGATATATACCTCCACCGGGATCAAAATTTGATGCCCCGGAATTCGTCGGCATGGAGCGCCTGGAATTTCCTGGGGACAACTAGCAGGGTTTTTTCTGTTACATACTGGCTAAACCATATTCAG AAAATTGAATCTGTCAGGCCTTTCCTAGTGACACTCAATCCCCCTTGTGTTCCGGATCATGTACTGCGTAAATGGTCTACAAGCCTTCCTGTTCTGTCTGTGGCTGCGGCAAAGGCTTATCTTCAGCTTGATCAGATCCAGGGAAAGAGAGGAATATGGTTCTGCGGGGCATACCAAA GTCACGGCTTCCATGAAGACGGATTGAAG GCTGGGAAAGCAGCAGCTCAAGGTTTGCTTGGAAACAAGTGTGAGCTTCTGCTAAACCCAAAGCAGATGATTCCATCATGGACCGAGGCTGGGGCGCGCCTTCTAGTTGCaagatttttcaaccaatatatATCCATCGGCAACTTGAT ATTTGTCGAAGAGGGAGGAAGTGTGTTCAGCTTCGGTAAAGCTTGTGACAAATGCAGTGTAAAATCTGTCATGCGAGTTCATGACCCCTTGTTCTATTGGAAG GTTGCAACAGAAGGAAACCTTGGCTTGGCAGAAGCCTATATTAACGGTTGTTTCTCTTTTCTTGACAAGAGAGAAGGCCTTCTGAATCTTCTCCTG ATACTCATTGCTAACAGAGATGAGCGTAGGAACCGCCGTACTACTGGAAAAAG GGGTCGGTGGACACCCTTGCATGTAATAGCTCGGTTGGCACATACTAAATACTTTTTCGGCCAAGCCTCAAGGAAGAACACTATGACACAAAGTCGTCGAAACATCTCTCAGCACTATGATCTT AGTAACGAGTTTTTCTCACTTTTTATGGATAGATCGATGACTTACTCTTGTGCAATTTTCAAG ATGGAGAATGAAAGCTTAGAAGCAGCCCAGGAACGTAAACTTAGCCTACTAATCAAAAAG GCTAAAGTCGAGAGGGGACATCATGTTCTTGATATCGGTTTCGGCTGGGGAAGTTTAGCAATACAAGTGGTTAAGCAAACTGGCTGCAAATACACCGGAGTCACTTTGTCGGAGGAGCAGCTTAAATATGCCGAGGGAAAAGCAAGAGAAGCTGGCTTAGAG GACCACATAACTTTTCTGTTGTGCGACTACCGTAAAATACCACCGTGCAAGTATGACGCAATCATAAGCAT CTGTATGATTGAACATGTTGGCCATGAATACTTGGGCGAATTTTTTGCCTGCTGCGAGTCTTACTTGGCTGAAGATGGCATAATGGCCCTGCAG TTCATCTCAGTTCCAGACGAACGGTATGAGCAATACAGAAGAAAGCCAGACTTCATAAAAGAGTACATATTCCCTGGTGGTTGCCTTCCTTCTTTGTCCCGTGTAATGTCTGCCATGACCACATCTTCGAGGTTCAG CATAGAGCATGTCGAGAATATTGGGCCCCATTACTACACAACTCTGATGTGCTGGATGGACAACTTCACTGCCAACAGAGA TAAAATTTTGGCCCTGGGTTTTGATGAGAAGTTCATGCGTATATGGGAGTACTACCTCATATTCTCTGCGGCTTGTATGAAGGCACGGGCACTTGGAGATTACCAG GTTGTTTTCTCTCGCCCAGGCAACCGTCGGCTAGACCAGCCTTTGGCTAAAGCCTAA